ATAAATTCTACCATCACGTGGGAGAGGTGGTGTCTGACTTTATGCTGATTATTCATAACTGCTTCATGTACAATCGATCTGGAAGTGTAATCTTTGAGCGTGGCCGGTTGTTGGAAGACTATTTCATGAAGCAATTGAAGGCCATACCCAAGGGAGTCGAGTATCCGTACGACGATGATCGCAAGATGCTGAGATCCACGATGTCGGTCCCGGCCCCTTCCGTGGCCTCCACACGCTCGCCAGTCAAGACGAGGCAGATGGTAAGACGAAGACTTCATGATCCATACTGTTTTATTCTGATGAGTCCACTCCGTTATGTCCAGCTTCAGCCTCCGACGGGCAAGGAGAATCCTCCACCGACTTGTGTGCAGCCCGAGGTAGGGCCAGAGCCCATGAACTTGGGCAAGTACACAAATAAGTTGGACTTCTTTAAGAAATCGGTACTTGACGAGGCGTGCAAGCTGGATTTCTGCGCGGAGTTTATGCGACCGGTGGACACGGTGGTTCTTGGTGTGCCAAAATACTACGAGGTCGTCATGAAGCCCATGGACATCGGCACCATCATAAATAGAGTGGAGAACAACTTCTACCACCATGTCGGCGATGCGATGTCCGACTTTATGCTGATCATCTACAATTGCTTCAAATATAATAAGCCTGGCGATGAGGTCTACAGCCATGGGATGTTGTTGGATGCATTTTTTAAGAAGAAAATGCAGGCCATGCCCACCGGACCAGAGATTACAATAGACAATGCATTTCCGGGCGCCATTTCCACGGATTGTTATCCCGAAATTGTCTAAAAGTTTGTGGAATTGAGTAAATTCTGACCTGTTCTCTTTCTGTC
The sequence above is a segment of the Drosophila pseudoobscura strain MV-25-SWS-2005 chromosome X, UCI_Dpse_MV25, whole genome shotgun sequence genome. Coding sequences within it:
- the LOC6901010 gene encoding homeotic protein female sterile-like → MALAQDLCDCKVKLQMETYVQPEVHPQPSNFGQYTNKMHFMSTNVLIELCGKTFAKDFLKPVDSELLGAPEYYAIVGQPMDIGTIIKRLNNKFYHHVGEVVSDFMLIIHNCFMYNRSGSVIFERGRLLEDYFMKQLKAIPKGVEYPYDDDRKMLRSTMSVPAPSVASTRSPVKTRQMLQPPTGKENPPPTCVQPEVGPEPMNLGKYTNKLDFFKKSVLDEACKLDFCAEFMRPVDTVVLGVPKYYEVVMKPMDIGTIINRVENNFYHHVGDAMSDFMLIIYNCFKYNKPGDEVYSHGMLLDAFFKKKMQAMPTGPEITIDNAFPGAISTDCYPEIV